From a single uncultured Desulfovibrio sp. genomic region:
- a CDS encoding ABC transporter ATP-binding protein produces MNSDTPTPPQAPCSTNAGEQAVLLENCTFCWPGQEEETLRIPLFSVGKGETVFLSGPSGGGKSTLLSLIAGILQPASGSVHVNGIRVDTLPRFARDSFRGGTIGLIFQQFNLVPHLSMLDNVLLPCRFSPIRTARATETDGSPEHSAQRLLERLGLGPELWRKSVTRLSVGQQQRVAAARALVGSPPLVMADEPTSALDAERRADFLHLLLRESAEAGLSLLFVSHDLSLADFFERRVRLAEINRADASRADKGTIPQGETE; encoded by the coding sequence ATGAATTCCGATACGCCAACACCACCGCAAGCGCCTTGCAGCACGAATGCAGGCGAGCAGGCAGTCCTGCTTGAAAACTGCACCTTTTGCTGGCCCGGTCAGGAGGAAGAAACCCTGCGAATCCCTCTGTTCAGTGTGGGCAAAGGGGAGACGGTCTTTCTTTCCGGCCCCAGCGGCGGGGGCAAAAGCACCCTGCTCAGCCTCATTGCAGGGATACTGCAACCAGCTTCTGGCAGTGTGCACGTCAACGGAATTCGTGTGGACACCTTGCCCAGATTCGCCAGAGATTCCTTTCGCGGCGGCACCATCGGCCTGATATTTCAGCAGTTCAATCTTGTTCCGCATCTCTCCATGCTGGACAATGTGCTGCTGCCCTGCCGTTTTTCGCCCATACGCACCGCACGGGCAACGGAAACGGATGGAAGCCCGGAGCACTCCGCGCAACGTCTGCTTGAGCGTCTTGGCCTTGGGCCGGAACTGTGGCGCAAAAGCGTAACCCGCCTTTCTGTGGGGCAACAGCAGCGGGTTGCCGCCGCCCGCGCCCTTGTAGGCTCGCCCCCGCTGGTCATGGCTGACGAACCCACCTCTGCGCTGGATGCGGAACGGCGGGCGGATTTTCTGCACCTGCTGCTACGCGAAAGCGCCGAGGCCGGATTAAGCCTGCTGTTTGTCAGCCATGACCTGTCTCTGGCGGATTTTTTTGAACGCCGGGTCCGACTGGCAGAGATTAACCGGGCCGATGCCAGCAGGGCCGACAAGGGAACAATCCCGCAGGGGGAAACCGAATGA
- a CDS encoding DUF2796 domain-containing protein, with amino-acid sequence MKNLILVTACTVLFAAAPALAHGPHEHGAARLDVAVEGNIVEISLESPLANALPFEHAPRDAAQRQAVQNMAATWHKAENIFVFPAAAQCRIKKVTLESEALPEALLGAKPATQPEQAQASTQNASAAPEVEPKAHADHDEHAGHDEHSGHADLDASFTFECAQPDALHGMDVRLFSAWPALHELRVQIVSPTGQHAAELNEQAHTLKW; translated from the coding sequence ATGAAAAACCTGATTCTTGTGACGGCCTGCACAGTTCTGTTCGCAGCCGCCCCCGCGCTTGCGCATGGCCCGCACGAACACGGCGCAGCCCGCCTGGACGTGGCTGTGGAAGGCAATATTGTAGAAATCAGCCTCGAAAGTCCCCTTGCCAACGCCTTGCCCTTTGAGCACGCTCCCCGCGATGCAGCCCAACGCCAAGCCGTGCAGAACATGGCGGCAACCTGGCATAAGGCAGAAAATATTTTTGTTTTTCCCGCCGCAGCCCAGTGCCGCATCAAAAAGGTAACGCTAGAATCCGAGGCCCTACCCGAGGCCCTGCTGGGAGCAAAGCCAGCCACGCAGCCGGAACAGGCGCAAGCATCAACGCAGAACGCGTCTGCCGCCCCCGAGGTTGAACCCAAGGCACATGCAGACCATGACGAACACGCCGGGCACGATGAACACAGCGGGCACGCAGATCTGGACGCGTCCTTCACTTTTGAATGTGCGCAGCCCGATGCCCTGCACGGCATGGACGTGCGTCTTTTTTCCGCATGGCCAGCTCTGCATGAGCTGCGAGTGCAGATAGTCAGCCCCACAGGGCAGCATGCCGCAGAGCTGAACGAACAGGCCCACACCCTCAAGTGGTAA
- a CDS encoding ABC transporter permease, whose amino-acid sequence MSRWRFLLGLAWSSAWNRRGTLSLVVFSIALSTTLLLGMERVRTQVRDNFIQAVSGTDMVVGARGSELQLLLYAVFHMGKATNNMGWDSAQRIAQRKDVAWTIPLSLGDSHKGFAVVGTTGDFFTQYQYSRRMHLQFAQGAPFDGIFDVVLGAEVASKEHYRLGDKLVLSHGSGSAHLAQHTDKPFTVCGILAPTGTPVDRALYISLAAMEAIHIDWQGGAPVPGFHVRPDQVTKFSLAPKSITAVLVGLKNRARVFAAQREINADQQEALMAVMPGVALDQLWSLLRSGENALRVLSWLVTVAGLAGLVAAILAGLGERRRELAVLRAAGASPLDIMALLSFESTLLVVAGALAGTAALAALLAVFGPVLASGYGLSLTLTLPTTAEWRLLGWIVAAGFAAGLIPAWRAYRMSLADGLNTSV is encoded by the coding sequence ATGAGCCGTTGGCGTTTTTTGTTGGGGCTTGCCTGGTCGAGCGCCTGGAACCGCCGGGGAACCCTGAGCCTTGTGGTATTTTCCATAGCGCTTTCCACCACCTTGCTGCTCGGTATGGAGCGAGTGCGCACTCAGGTGCGCGATAATTTTATTCAGGCCGTTTCTGGTACAGATATGGTGGTCGGGGCACGCGGCAGCGAGTTGCAACTACTGCTCTATGCCGTGTTCCACATGGGCAAAGCCACCAACAACATGGGGTGGGACAGCGCCCAGCGCATTGCCCAGCGCAAGGACGTGGCCTGGACTATCCCCCTGTCGCTCGGCGATTCGCACAAGGGATTTGCCGTAGTTGGCACTACGGGCGATTTTTTTACCCAGTACCAATACAGCAGGCGCATGCATCTGCAATTTGCGCAGGGCGCGCCTTTTGACGGCATCTTTGATGTTGTGCTGGGGGCGGAGGTTGCCAGCAAAGAGCACTACAGGCTGGGCGACAAGTTGGTACTCAGCCACGGCTCGGGCAGCGCCCACCTTGCCCAACATACGGACAAGCCCTTTACTGTTTGCGGCATTCTTGCGCCCACAGGTACGCCTGTGGATCGAGCTTTGTACATCAGCCTTGCCGCCATGGAGGCCATCCACATCGACTGGCAGGGCGGCGCGCCTGTGCCGGGTTTTCATGTGCGGCCAGATCAGGTAACCAAGTTCAGCCTCGCGCCCAAGAGTATTACGGCGGTGCTAGTTGGCCTGAAAAACCGCGCCCGCGTTTTCGCCGCGCAAAGGGAAATCAACGCCGACCAGCAGGAGGCCCTCATGGCTGTTATGCCTGGGGTGGCGCTGGATCAGCTGTGGAGCCTGCTGCGCTCGGGAGAAAATGCCTTGCGCGTCCTTTCCTGGCTTGTAACTGTTGCAGGGCTGGCGGGCCTTGTGGCCGCCATTTTGGCAGGGCTGGGTGAACGGCGGCGCGAGCTGGCCGTGCTGCGCGCGGCAGGGGCAAGCCCTCTGGACATTATGGCCCTCCTGTCGTTTGAAAGCACACTGCTGGTCGTTGCGGGCGCTCTGGCGGGAACTGCCGCCCTGGCTGCCCTGTTGGCTGTGTTTGGCCCGGTGCTGGCTTCGGGCTATGGGCTGAGCCTTACGCTCACTCTGCCCACAACCGCCGAGTGGCGCTTGCTTGGCTGGATTGTGGCCGCTGGCTTTGCCGCCGGGCTTATCCCGGCATGGCGGGCCTACCGCATGAGTCTGGCTGACGGCCTCAACACCTCTGTATAA
- a CDS encoding NADH-quinone oxidoreductase subunit C has translation MFFEAKEVTPQTLLSEVQQLANAKYRFVTMSQTVMDENTLRLFYHFDVNLTMSDLRHNAELCVWEPTDAKGMVHLRMDVNKNDAIPSITPVYFCAVLVENETQDQFGVHFADLPLDYQGAMYLEGEVTHAPYFTMTTVRRPAAKAEAAKDDTAKGEKA, from the coding sequence ATGTTTTTTGAAGCCAAGGAAGTGACGCCGCAAACGCTGCTTTCAGAAGTGCAGCAGCTTGCCAACGCCAAATACCGTTTTGTGACCATGTCGCAGACCGTCATGGACGAAAACACGCTGCGGCTTTTCTATCACTTTGACGTAAACCTCACCATGTCCGACCTGCGCCACAACGCCGAGCTGTGCGTGTGGGAACCCACTGACGCCAAGGGCATGGTGCATCTGCGCATGGATGTGAACAAGAACGACGCCATCCCCAGCATCACGCCCGTATATTTCTGTGCTGTCCTCGTTGAGAACGAAACGCAGGATCAGTTCGGGGTGCATTTTGCTGATCTGCCTCTGGATTACCAGGGGGCCATGTATCTGGAAGGCGAAGTCACCCACGCGCCGTACTTTACCATGACCACGGTCCGGCGGCCTGCCGCCAAGGCCGAGGCCGCCAAGGATGACACGGCCAAAGGAGAGAAGGCATGA
- a CDS encoding respiratory chain complex I subunit 1 family protein yields MLTIFSAIGGLILSPLVGGLLTGLDRRITARLQSRIGPPLLQPFYDILKLLGKQPQVTNAWLVFSAYITLISSALALLIFFMGGDLLLLFFVLTVGAVFQVVGAICVPSPYSNVGAQRELLLMLAYEPILILVFVGFAMCTGSFSIAAVFHLEQPLLLKMPLLFLALGYALTIKLRKSPFDIAACHHGHQELVRGVQTEYSGPYLALIEIAHWFDLVLILGLCAMFWHTSCVGMAVLVGASLFTEILIDNITARLTWQWMVQKKSLLLGMGLALVNLLWLYVA; encoded by the coding sequence ATGCTCACCATCTTCAGCGCTATCGGCGGGTTGATCCTGTCGCCCCTGGTGGGCGGCCTGCTTACCGGTCTGGATCGCCGGATCACGGCGCGTCTTCAGTCGCGCATTGGTCCGCCACTGCTCCAGCCCTTTTACGACATCCTCAAACTGCTGGGCAAACAGCCCCAGGTTACCAACGCATGGCTGGTGTTCAGCGCGTATATCACGCTGATTTCATCGGCGCTTGCCTTGCTGATTTTCTTCATGGGCGGGGATTTGCTACTGCTGTTCTTCGTGCTCACAGTGGGCGCGGTGTTTCAGGTGGTTGGCGCTATATGCGTGCCTTCGCCCTACAGCAACGTGGGCGCGCAGCGCGAGCTGTTGCTCATGCTTGCCTATGAGCCTATTCTGATCCTGGTGTTCGTTGGCTTTGCCATGTGCACGGGCTCGTTCTCCATTGCCGCAGTGTTCCATCTCGAGCAGCCGTTGCTGCTCAAGATGCCCCTGCTGTTTCTGGCGTTGGGTTACGCCCTGACAATCAAACTGCGCAAGTCGCCCTTTGATATCGCGGCCTGCCACCACGGCCACCAGGAACTGGTGCGCGGCGTGCAGACCGAATATTCCGGCCCGTACCTTGCGCTGATTGAAATTGCCCACTGGTTTGACCTTGTGCTTATTCTTGGGCTGTGCGCCATGTTCTGGCACACCAGCTGTGTGGGAATGGCCGTTCTTGTGGGCGCCTCACTGTTCACGGAAATTCTTATCGACAACATCACCGCCCGTCTGACGTGGCAGTGGATGGTGCAAAAGAAGTCTCTGCTGCTCGGCATGGGCCTGGCCCTGGTTAATCTTTTATGGCTGTACGTGGCGTAA
- a CDS encoding DUF3299 domain-containing protein, with the protein MKTASSTGRILCMLAALLCGLHSATALALTDDYERQKIEHWQPSREDADTAAAAKKSGKYTEITWDKLIPPSWNPAKVFDKFNFDKFSDDDPRADKALKEFQALWSNAPANKALGGKLVRIAGFVAPLDFLGGDELAEFLLVPYFGACIHVPPPPANQIIYVTLDKPRGIQMMDTVWVYGKLEIEKTESDIGDAGYRIKAEAVEPYVEDENN; encoded by the coding sequence ATGAAAACAGCCTCGTCCACAGGGCGCATCCTCTGTATGCTGGCAGCATTGCTGTGCGGCTTGCACAGCGCAACTGCCCTTGCCCTGACTGACGATTACGAGCGGCAAAAAATCGAACACTGGCAGCCCTCGCGCGAAGATGCGGACACTGCCGCAGCCGCAAAAAAGAGCGGGAAATACACCGAAATCACATGGGACAAGCTGATTCCGCCATCATGGAATCCCGCAAAAGTTTTTGACAAGTTCAATTTTGACAAGTTCAGCGATGACGACCCCAGAGCGGACAAGGCCCTGAAAGAATTTCAGGCCCTGTGGAGCAACGCGCCAGCCAACAAGGCCTTGGGCGGCAAGCTGGTTCGCATAGCCGGATTTGTGGCTCCCCTTGATTTTCTGGGCGGCGATGAACTGGCCGAATTTCTGCTGGTTCCCTATTTCGGCGCGTGCATTCACGTGCCGCCGCCCCCGGCCAACCAGATCATCTACGTCACACTGGACAAGCCGCGCGGCATACAGATGATGGACACCGTGTGGGTATACGGAAAGCTTGAAATCGAAAAAACAGAAAGCGACATCGGCGATGCGGGATACCGCATCAAGGCTGAGGCGGTGGAACCCTATGTGGAAGACGAAAACAACTGA
- a CDS encoding MFS transporter — protein sequence MPPLAASPAQTPEGTAFPDPPQTLLSRDFVLLFCMTMCCNSFVAVFYCFEQWLEGLSVSPNWRGVLLSSMFVMVLIFRQVASVVLLRRGKLLPMGIAIIISSGVMLAYPYVGGSHIIELILLLRVVQGIALAFFSCCTVSVLVSCIPKGQSARGFAIFSLTLLLPYSIIPAVGEQILALLGGEPHLFAFTALLGIPSLLMLVPLAPRLRKPEMAQEAEGGMSGRELWHAVSHSGLFFVYMACMTFSIMTVLAIFFMKGLCSITGAHPAWFFSTYTLTIILVRLVGSHRLDTLPRHRITILCSILLVCCMLGLAWGPLWAFIPLTFLYGLGLGLLYPLLAAMVYDRSTPTTRSINSNVMMATFDSSGIFAPIIGGLVMYEGFGYRGVFVATAVSIGLCGLSMVADKLRVAHWQRQGRHIA from the coding sequence ATGCCGCCCCTAGCCGCATCGCCTGCGCAAACCCCGGAAGGCACTGCCTTCCCTGATCCGCCGCAGACGTTATTAAGCCGTGATTTTGTTCTGCTGTTCTGCATGACCATGTGCTGCAACAGTTTTGTGGCCGTCTTTTACTGCTTTGAGCAATGGCTCGAAGGCCTCTCTGTCAGCCCGAACTGGCGGGGAGTGCTGCTCTCTTCCATGTTTGTCATGGTTCTGATTTTCAGGCAGGTGGCAAGCGTGGTTCTGTTGCGCCGTGGCAAACTCCTGCCCATGGGCATTGCCATCATCATTTCAAGCGGCGTCATGCTGGCCTACCCTTATGTGGGTGGCTCCCATATTATTGAGCTGATTCTGCTGTTGCGCGTGGTACAGGGCATTGCCCTTGCCTTTTTCTCCTGCTGCACGGTGTCCGTGCTGGTGAGTTGCATACCCAAGGGCCAAAGCGCGCGTGGTTTTGCCATCTTTTCGCTCACCCTGCTGCTGCCCTATTCCATCATTCCGGCAGTGGGGGAACAGATACTTGCCCTGCTCGGGGGCGAACCCCACCTCTTTGCCTTCACGGCCCTGCTGGGCATTCCCTCCCTGCTCATGCTGGTGCCGCTGGCACCGCGCCTGCGCAAGCCAGAAATGGCCCAGGAGGCAGAAGGCGGCATGTCTGGTCGGGAATTATGGCATGCAGTGAGTCATTCCGGCCTATTTTTTGTGTATATGGCCTGCATGACATTCAGCATCATGACAGTGCTGGCCATCTTTTTCATGAAGGGTTTGTGCTCCATCACCGGCGCGCACCCGGCGTGGTTTTTCAGCACCTATACGCTCACCATCATTCTGGTGCGTCTGGTGGGCAGCCACAGGCTCGATACGCTGCCGCGCCACAGGATTACCATTCTGTGCAGCATCCTTCTGGTCTGTTGCATGCTTGGGCTGGCCTGGGGGCCGCTGTGGGCCTTCATTCCTCTCACCTTCCTGTACGGGCTGGGGCTGGGGCTGCTCTACCCCCTGCTGGCGGCCATGGTCTATGACCGCTCCACACCCACCACACGCTCCATCAACTCCAATGTAATGATGGCCACCTTCGATTCCAGCGGTATTTTTGCCCCTATAATCGGAGGATTGGTTATGTACGAGGGCTTCGGTTACCGGGGTGTTTTTGTGGCCACGGCAGTTTCCATCGGCCTGTGCGGCCTTTCCATGGTGGCCGACAAACTGCGCGTTGCACACTGGCAACGGCAGGGCCGCCACATAGCTTAA
- a CDS encoding nickel-dependent hydrogenase large subunit, whose protein sequence is MSNRTTVIPFGPQHPVLPEPLHIKFVVEDETVVGAVPQLGFVHRGLESLVRLKDYNQMVFVVERICGICSCIHANCYCNAIEDMMGITAPPRAQFLRVIWSELHRIHSHMLWLGLFADSFGFESVFQQFWRIREHVMDICEATAGNRVILSVNVVGGVRRDLSPDQIRWMHGRLDELEKGMRELTRTMLDDYTVQERTRGIGYLSKDDARLLGAAGPTLRGSGWEIDERMHGYAAYKDLNFIPVVENDGDCYARSKVRFYEVLHSIELIREALNRLPESELTVKVTGNPEGESVFRVEQPRGELFYYIRANGTKNLERMRVRTPTFANVPPLLHMLPGCKLPDVPVIVLSIDPCISCTER, encoded by the coding sequence ATGAGCAACCGCACAACCGTGATTCCTTTCGGGCCGCAGCATCCCGTACTGCCCGAGCCGCTGCACATCAAGTTTGTGGTGGAAGATGAAACCGTGGTCGGGGCCGTGCCCCAGCTTGGTTTTGTCCATCGCGGGCTTGAAAGCCTTGTGCGGCTCAAGGACTACAATCAGATGGTCTTTGTGGTCGAGCGCATCTGCGGCATCTGCTCGTGCATTCATGCCAACTGCTACTGCAACGCCATTGAAGACATGATGGGCATTACAGCGCCGCCGCGCGCGCAGTTTTTGCGGGTTATCTGGTCAGAACTGCACCGGATACACTCCCACATGCTGTGGCTCGGCCTGTTTGCCGACTCGTTTGGCTTCGAAAGCGTGTTCCAGCAGTTCTGGCGCATCCGCGAGCATGTCATGGACATCTGTGAAGCCACGGCGGGCAACCGCGTTATCCTTTCGGTCAACGTGGTTGGCGGCGTGCGCCGCGACCTCAGCCCCGATCAGATACGCTGGATGCATGGCCGTCTGGATGAACTGGAAAAGGGCATGCGCGAACTTACCCGCACCATGCTTGACGACTACACCGTGCAGGAACGCACGCGCGGCATCGGCTACCTGAGCAAGGACGATGCCCGCCTGCTTGGCGCTGCCGGCCCCACCCTGCGCGGCAGCGGCTGGGAAATCGACGAACGCATGCACGGCTACGCCGCTTACAAGGATCTCAACTTCATTCCCGTGGTTGAGAATGATGGCGACTGCTACGCCCGCTCCAAGGTACGCTTTTATGAAGTGCTGCACTCCATAGAGCTTATCCGCGAGGCCTTGAACCGCCTGCCCGAAAGCGAGCTGACCGTAAAGGTCACTGGCAACCCCGAGGGCGAATCGGTCTTTCGTGTGGAGCAGCCCCGCGGCGAGCTGTTCTATTACATACGGGCCAACGGCACCAAGAATCTGGAGCGCATGCGCGTGCGTACGCCCACCTTTGCCAACGTGCCGCCCCTGCTGCACATGCTGCCGGGCTGCAAACTGCCCGACGTGCCGGTTATCGTGCTGAGTATCGACCCGTGCATCTCCTGCACAGAGAGGTAG
- a CDS encoding NADH-quinone oxidoreductase subunit B family protein: MGFVDNMIKRSRLKSPWIVHFDCGSCNGCDIEVLACLTPMYDVERFGVVNAGNPKHADVLLVTGTVNHRNQHVLKQIYEQMPSPKAVVSIGACNLSGGVFKDTYNVLNGAYNIIPVDVFVPGCPPKPEAIIDGVVQALGVLKAKMGLGPEPVPTFMPGDEDGTPDMTPQAESAPEEAPDKPQQNAG; the protein is encoded by the coding sequence ATGGGTTTCGTCGACAATATGATCAAGCGGAGCCGCCTGAAGTCTCCGTGGATAGTTCATTTTGACTGCGGTTCCTGCAACGGCTGCGACATCGAGGTGCTGGCCTGTCTGACGCCCATGTATGACGTAGAACGTTTCGGGGTGGTCAACGCGGGCAACCCCAAGCATGCCGACGTGCTGCTGGTTACAGGCACGGTGAACCACCGCAACCAGCATGTGCTCAAGCAGATATACGAACAGATGCCTTCGCCCAAGGCCGTGGTTTCCATCGGAGCCTGCAACCTTTCCGGGGGCGTGTTCAAGGATACCTATAATGTGCTGAACGGCGCGTACAACATCATTCCTGTTGATGTGTTCGTGCCCGGATGCCCGCCCAAACCCGAGGCCATCATTGACGGCGTGGTGCAGGCCCTTGGCGTGCTCAAGGCCAAGATGGGCCTTGGCCCCGAGCCTGTGCCCACCTTTATGCCGGGCGATGAGGACGGCACTCCCGACATGACGCCGCAGGCGGAGTCCGCGCCGGAAGAAGCCCCCGACAAGCCACAGCAAAACGCGGGTTAA
- a CDS encoding NADH-quinone oxidoreductase subunit L, with protein MSTLVFCCVALPFIMALVLYFTQSSSARKLIVPAAVTVMAVAAVILGANGAFRLEIDTIFGLSADSVFSVLDLLLLVYILGIGWKLGSRLIMGMTLLQLIGLLYLKFVLPGHEVPITAFVADGLSLIMVIIISVVGGLITIYGMGYMDLHEEHLHLRVSRQPRFFAIIFCFLGAMNGLVLCNNLSWMFLFWEITTLCSFMLIGHDQTDEAKANAQRALWMNVLGGLAFVSAMLFIQKSLGTLSTELVLQKMTSIDVKNTAILLPFAFFCLAAFTKSAQVPFESWLCGAMVAPTPVSALLHSATMVKAGTYLLLRMAPAFAGTTMSTIVALFGAFTFVATCILAVSQSNAKKVLAYSTIANLGLIIACVGINTAASMMAATTIIIYHSVSKGLLFMCVGAIEQRIGSRDIEDMRGLYGIMPRTAIITVIGIFTMMLPPFGMLIGKWMAIEAIARATQAMTPIVFFVALGSAFTVLFWARWAGVLVSSSKMHEHAAHGNPKPSVMFALRSLCGLAVVFSFISPLVLKTFVEPSVSGVYARFNLQTEGFIPGATLTSAEGYVWIYLLFILLGLGVWFAWRESRRTPESAHAQPYFSGLAAEKDGVVGFKGPMNVFEPVRVSNFYLCQYFGESKITRAIDMISIAFLVVLVGGLL; from the coding sequence ATGAGTACACTTGTTTTTTGTTGTGTAGCACTGCCGTTTATTATGGCGCTTGTGCTGTATTTCACGCAAAGCAGCAGCGCTCGCAAGTTGATAGTGCCTGCAGCGGTCACAGTCATGGCGGTGGCAGCCGTGATCCTGGGAGCGAACGGCGCTTTTCGGCTTGAGATAGACACCATATTTGGTCTGTCTGCCGATTCTGTGTTCAGCGTGCTGGACTTGCTGTTGCTGGTTTACATTCTTGGCATAGGTTGGAAGCTGGGCAGCCGCCTGATTATGGGCATGACCCTGCTGCAACTGATTGGTCTGTTATACCTTAAATTTGTTCTTCCCGGGCATGAAGTGCCCATCACTGCCTTTGTGGCAGACGGCCTGTCGCTCATCATGGTGATCATCATCAGCGTGGTCGGCGGGCTTATTACCATTTACGGCATGGGCTACATGGATCTGCACGAAGAGCATCTGCATCTGCGTGTTTCGCGCCAGCCCAGATTTTTTGCCATTATTTTCTGCTTCCTTGGCGCCATGAACGGCCTGGTGCTCTGCAACAACCTTTCATGGATGTTCCTGTTCTGGGAAATCACAACGTTGTGTTCCTTCATGCTCATAGGGCATGACCAGACAGACGAGGCCAAGGCCAATGCCCAGCGCGCATTGTGGATGAACGTTCTGGGCGGTCTGGCCTTTGTTTCGGCCATGCTGTTTATTCAGAAAAGCCTTGGCACGCTTTCGACCGAGCTCGTGCTGCAAAAGATGACCTCGATAGACGTAAAGAACACGGCCATTCTCTTGCCCTTTGCGTTCTTCTGTCTGGCGGCCTTTACCAAGTCGGCGCAGGTTCCTTTCGAGAGCTGGCTGTGCGGCGCAATGGTTGCGCCAACGCCAGTTTCGGCCCTGTTGCACTCGGCTACCATGGTCAAGGCGGGCACCTACCTGCTGTTGCGCATGGCTCCGGCCTTTGCGGGAACCACCATGTCCACCATCGTGGCCCTGTTCGGCGCGTTTACCTTTGTGGCCACATGTATTCTTGCGGTCAGTCAAAGTAATGCAAAAAAGGTTCTGGCGTATTCCACAATCGCCAACCTCGGGCTGATCATCGCCTGTGTGGGCATCAATACCGCTGCATCCATGATGGCGGCAACGACCATCATCATTTACCACTCCGTATCCAAGGGCCTGTTGTTCATGTGCGTCGGCGCCATTGAACAGCGCATTGGTTCGCGCGATATCGAAGACATGCGCGGCCTTTACGGTATAATGCCCCGCACAGCCATTATCACTGTGATCGGCATCTTCACCATGATGCTGCCGCCTTTTGGCATGCTCATAGGCAAGTGGATGGCCATAGAAGCCATTGCACGCGCCACTCAGGCCATGACGCCCATCGTCTTCTTTGTGGCGCTTGGCTCGGCCTTTACCGTGCTCTTCTGGGCGCGCTGGGCCGGTGTGCTGGTGTCGTCTTCCAAGATGCACGAGCATGCGGCTCACGGTAATCCCAAGCCCTCGGTCATGTTTGCGCTGCGTTCGCTGTGCGGGCTTGCCGTGGTGTTTTCGTTCATTTCACCCCTGGTGCTGAAGACCTTTGTGGAGCCTTCTGTTTCGGGTGTTTACGCGCGCTTTAACTTGCAGACTGAAGGCTTTATTCCCGGCGCAACCCTGACCAGCGCAGAAGGGTATGTGTGGATTTATCTGCTGTTCATTCTTCTTGGCTTGGGCGTGTGGTTTGCATGGCGAGAATCCCGCAGAACACCTGAGTCTGCCCATGCGCAGCCGTATTTTTCGGGCCTGGCGGCAGAAAAGGACGGCGTGGTGGGCTTCAAGGGTCCCATGAATGTGTTTGAGCCAGTGCGCGTATCCAACTTCTATCTCTGCCAGTATTTCGGCGAGAGCAAGATCACGCGGGCTATCGACATGATTTCCATCGCATTCCTGGTCGTTCTGGTAGGAGGTCTGCTGTAA
- a CDS encoding Fur family transcriptional regulator, translated as MWKTKTTDQAEPACCQAETSCCQSDQPRMGHTLRLTPLRRMVLAYLQQAQEPVKAYDILDALRGKSSKALTPASVYRTLEFLLNQGLVHKIGSLNAFVACAQACQEPHAPVFMLVCPGCRKSREVDNPALYQTIFSTMQQQGFQLQGDTVELTGICPQCAQIGAEFGA; from the coding sequence ATGTGGAAGACGAAAACAACTGATCAGGCAGAACCTGCCTGCTGTCAGGCGGAAACATCGTGCTGTCAGTCAGACCAGCCGCGCATGGGTCACACTCTGCGGCTTACGCCCTTGCGGCGCATGGTGCTTGCCTATCTGCAACAGGCTCAGGAACCCGTTAAGGCCTATGACATCCTTGATGCCCTGCGCGGCAAATCCTCCAAGGCCCTCACGCCTGCAAGCGTCTACAGGACGCTTGAATTTCTGCTCAACCAGGGCCTTGTGCACAAGATCGGCTCACTCAATGCCTTTGTGGCCTGCGCGCAAGCCTGCCAGGAGCCTCATGCGCCCGTGTTCATGCTGGTATGCCCCGGTTGCCGCAAGAGCCGGGAGGTAGACAATCCCGCGCTGTATCAGACCATCTTTTCCACCATGCAGCAGCAGGGCTTTCAGCTTCAGGGCGACACGGTGGAACTGACCGGCATCTGCCCCCAGTGCGCGCAAATCGGTGCGGAATTCGGCGCGTGA
- a CDS encoding 4Fe-4S binding protein, with product MYMLPNVLRNLSGKPATRLYPLEEREPFPAYRGVITNEVEKCIFCSSCARVCPTDAITVDAKAGKWNYDPFLCVYCSACVEKCPTKCLHQEPVHRKPSISKFVVHRTGTPRVKKAKAEAKGGEDTEK from the coding sequence ATGTATATGCTCCCAAACGTGCTGCGCAATCTTTCGGGCAAGCCAGCCACGCGGCTGTATCCTCTGGAAGAGCGCGAACCCTTCCCCGCTTATCGCGGCGTGATCACCAACGAGGTTGAAAAGTGCATATTCTGTAGTTCCTGCGCAAGAGTATGCCCAACTGATGCTATTACCGTGGATGCAAAAGCCGGAAAGTGGAATTATGATCCCTTCCTGTGCGTGTACTGCTCCGCGTGTGTGGAAAAATGCCCCACAAAATGTCTGCATCAGGAGCCAGTGCACCGCAAACCTTCCATCAGCAAGTTTGTAGTGCACCGCACCGGAACCCCGCGCGTCAAAAAAGCCAAGGCCGAGGCCAAGGGCGGGGAAGACACGGAAAAATAA